One segment of Pan paniscus chromosome 20, NHGRI_mPanPan1-v2.0_pri, whole genome shotgun sequence DNA contains the following:
- the CRLF1 gene encoding cytokine receptor-like factor 1 isoform X5, producing MPAGRRDPAAQSARRPPPLLPLLLLCVLGAPRGGSGAHTAVISPQDPTLLIGSSLLATCSVHGDPPGTTAEGLYWTLNGRRLPPELSRVLNASTLALALANLNGSRQQSGDNLVCHARDGSILAGSCLYVGLPPEKPVNISCWSKNMKDLTCRWTPGAHGETFLHTNYSLKYKLRWYGQDNTCEEYHTVGPHSCHIPKDLALFTPYEIWVEATNRLGSARSDVLTLDILDVVTTDPPPDVHVSRVGGLEDQLSVRWVSPPALKDFLFQAKYQIRYRVEDSVDWKVVDDVSNQTSCRLAGLKPGTVYFVQVRCNPFGIYGSKKAGIWSEWSHPTAASTPRSERPGPGGGACEPRGGEPSSGPVRRELKQFLGWLKKHAYCSNLSFRLYDQWRAWMQKSHKTRNQHRTRGSCPRADGARREPKNIQCPENVRSGISSEMNEHTHPS from the exons ACACAGCTGTGATCAGTCCCCAGGATCCCACGCTTCTCATCGGCTCCTCCCTGCTGGCCACCTGCTCAGTGCACGGAGACCCACCAGGAACCACCGCCGAGGGCCTCTACTGGACCCTCAACGGGCGCCGCCTGCCCCCTGAGCTCTCCCGTGTGCTCAACGCCTCCaccttggccctggccctggccaacCTCAATGGGTCCAGGCAGCAGTCAGGGGACAACCTCGTGTGCCACGCTCGTGACGGCAGCATCCTGGCTGGCTCCTGCCTCTATGTTGGCC TGCCCCCAGAGAAACCCGTCAACATCAGCTGCTGGTCCAAGAACATGAAGGACTTGACCTGCCGCTGGACGCCAGGGGCCCACGGGGAGACCTTCCTGCACACCAACTACTCCCTCAAGTACAAGCTTAG GTGGTATGGGCAGGACAACACATGTGAGGAGTACCACACAGTGGGGCCCCACTCCTGCCACATCCCCAAGGACCTGGCTCTCTTTACGCCCTATGAGATCTGGGTGGAGGCCACCAACCGCCTGGGCTCTGCCCGCTCCGATGTGCTCACGCTGGATATCCTGGATGTGG TGACCACGGACCCCCCGCCCGACGTGCACGTGAGCCGCGTCGGGGGCCTGGAGGACCAGCTGAGCGTGCGCTGGGTGTCGCCACCCGCCCTCAAGGATTTCCTCTTTCAAGCCAAATACCAGATCCGCTACCGAGTGGAGGACAGTGTGGACTGGAAG GTGGTGGACGATGTGAGCAACCAGACCTCCTGCCGCCTGGCCGGCCTGAAACCCGGCACCGTGTACTTCGTGCAAGTGCGCTGCAACCCCTTTGGCATCTATGGCTCCAAGAAAGCGGGGATCTGGAGTGAGTGGAGCCACCCCACAGCCGCCTCCACTCCCCGCAGTG AGCGCCCGGGCCCGGGCGGCGGGGCGTGCGAGCCGCGGGGCGGAGAGCCGAGCTCGGGGCCGGTGCGGCGCGAGCTCAAGCAGTTCCTGGGCTGGCTCAAGAAGCACGCGTACTGCTCCAACCTCAGCTTCCGCCTCTACGACCAGTGGCGAGCCTGGATGCAGAAGTCGCACAAGACCCGCAACCAG CACAGGACGAGGGGATCCTGCCCTCGGGCAGACGGGGCACGGCGAGAG CCTAAGAACATTCAATGCCCTGAAAATGTCCGAAGTGGAATCTCCTCCGAAATGAATGAACATACTCACCCTAGTTAG
- the CRLF1 gene encoding cytokine receptor-like factor 1 isoform X2: MPAGRRDPAAQSARRPPPLLPLLLLCVLGAPRGGSGAHTAVISPQDPTLLIGSSLLATCSVHGDPPGTTAEGLYWTLNGRRLPPELSRVLNASTLALALANLNGSRQQSGDNLVCHARDGSILAGSCLYVGLPPEKPVNISCWSKNMKDLTCRWTPGAHGETFLHTNYSLKYKLRWYGQDNTCEEYHTVGPHSCHIPKDLALFTPYEIWVEATNRLGSARSDVLTLDILDVVRSPQKQPGYPHSTENTWPGHLPLGSPVTTDPPPDVHVSRVGGLEDQLSVRWVSPPALKDFLFQAKYQIRYRVEDSVDWKVVDDVSNQTSCRLAGLKPGTVYFVQVRCNPFGIYGSKKAGIWSEWSHPTAASTPRSERPGPGGGACEPRGGEPSSGPVRRELKQFLGWLKKHAYCSNLSFRLYDQWRAWMQKSHKTRNQHRTRGSCPRADGARREVLPDKL, encoded by the exons ACACAGCTGTGATCAGTCCCCAGGATCCCACGCTTCTCATCGGCTCCTCCCTGCTGGCCACCTGCTCAGTGCACGGAGACCCACCAGGAACCACCGCCGAGGGCCTCTACTGGACCCTCAACGGGCGCCGCCTGCCCCCTGAGCTCTCCCGTGTGCTCAACGCCTCCaccttggccctggccctggccaacCTCAATGGGTCCAGGCAGCAGTCAGGGGACAACCTCGTGTGCCACGCTCGTGACGGCAGCATCCTGGCTGGCTCCTGCCTCTATGTTGGCC TGCCCCCAGAGAAACCCGTCAACATCAGCTGCTGGTCCAAGAACATGAAGGACTTGACCTGCCGCTGGACGCCAGGGGCCCACGGGGAGACCTTCCTGCACACCAACTACTCCCTCAAGTACAAGCTTAG GTGGTATGGGCAGGACAACACATGTGAGGAGTACCACACAGTGGGGCCCCACTCCTGCCACATCCCCAAGGACCTGGCTCTCTTTACGCCCTATGAGATCTGGGTGGAGGCCACCAACCGCCTGGGCTCTGCCCGCTCCGATGTGCTCACGCTGGATATCCTGGATGTGG TCCGCAGCCCCCAGAAACAGCCAGGATACCCCCACTCCACAGAGAACACCTGGCCTGGCCACCTCCCCCTCGGCAGCCCAG TGACCACGGACCCCCCGCCCGACGTGCACGTGAGCCGCGTCGGGGGCCTGGAGGACCAGCTGAGCGTGCGCTGGGTGTCGCCACCCGCCCTCAAGGATTTCCTCTTTCAAGCCAAATACCAGATCCGCTACCGAGTGGAGGACAGTGTGGACTGGAAG GTGGTGGACGATGTGAGCAACCAGACCTCCTGCCGCCTGGCCGGCCTGAAACCCGGCACCGTGTACTTCGTGCAAGTGCGCTGCAACCCCTTTGGCATCTATGGCTCCAAGAAAGCGGGGATCTGGAGTGAGTGGAGCCACCCCACAGCCGCCTCCACTCCCCGCAGTG AGCGCCCGGGCCCGGGCGGCGGGGCGTGCGAGCCGCGGGGCGGAGAGCCGAGCTCGGGGCCGGTGCGGCGCGAGCTCAAGCAGTTCCTGGGCTGGCTCAAGAAGCACGCGTACTGCTCCAACCTCAGCTTCCGCCTCTACGACCAGTGGCGAGCCTGGATGCAGAAGTCGCACAAGACCCGCAACCAG CACAGGACGAGGGGATCCTGCCCTCGGGCAGACGGGGCACGGCGAGAG GTCCTGCCAGATAAGCTGTAG
- the CRLF1 gene encoding cytokine receptor-like factor 1 isoform X7, producing MPAGRRDPAAQSARRPPPLLPLLLLCVLGAPRGGSGAHTAVISPQDPTLLIGSSLLATCSVHGDPPGTTAEGLYWTLNGRRLPPELSRVLNASTLALALANLNGSRQQSGDNLVCHARDGSILAGSCLYVGLPPEKPVNISCWSKNMKDLTCRWTPGAHGETFLHTNYSLKYKLRWYGQDNTCEEYHTVGPHSCHIPKDLALFTPYEIWVEATNRLGSARSDVLTLDILDVVTTDPPPDVHVSRVGGLEDQLSVRWVSPPALKDFLFQAKYQIRYRVEDSVDWKVVDDVSNQTSCRLAGLKPGTVYFVQVRCNPFGIYGSKKAGIWSEWSHPTAASTPRSERPGPGGGACEPRGGEPSSGPVRRELKQFLGWLKKHAYCSNLSFRLYDQWRAWMQKSHKTRNQDEGILPSGRRGTARGPAR from the exons ACACAGCTGTGATCAGTCCCCAGGATCCCACGCTTCTCATCGGCTCCTCCCTGCTGGCCACCTGCTCAGTGCACGGAGACCCACCAGGAACCACCGCCGAGGGCCTCTACTGGACCCTCAACGGGCGCCGCCTGCCCCCTGAGCTCTCCCGTGTGCTCAACGCCTCCaccttggccctggccctggccaacCTCAATGGGTCCAGGCAGCAGTCAGGGGACAACCTCGTGTGCCACGCTCGTGACGGCAGCATCCTGGCTGGCTCCTGCCTCTATGTTGGCC TGCCCCCAGAGAAACCCGTCAACATCAGCTGCTGGTCCAAGAACATGAAGGACTTGACCTGCCGCTGGACGCCAGGGGCCCACGGGGAGACCTTCCTGCACACCAACTACTCCCTCAAGTACAAGCTTAG GTGGTATGGGCAGGACAACACATGTGAGGAGTACCACACAGTGGGGCCCCACTCCTGCCACATCCCCAAGGACCTGGCTCTCTTTACGCCCTATGAGATCTGGGTGGAGGCCACCAACCGCCTGGGCTCTGCCCGCTCCGATGTGCTCACGCTGGATATCCTGGATGTGG TGACCACGGACCCCCCGCCCGACGTGCACGTGAGCCGCGTCGGGGGCCTGGAGGACCAGCTGAGCGTGCGCTGGGTGTCGCCACCCGCCCTCAAGGATTTCCTCTTTCAAGCCAAATACCAGATCCGCTACCGAGTGGAGGACAGTGTGGACTGGAAG GTGGTGGACGATGTGAGCAACCAGACCTCCTGCCGCCTGGCCGGCCTGAAACCCGGCACCGTGTACTTCGTGCAAGTGCGCTGCAACCCCTTTGGCATCTATGGCTCCAAGAAAGCGGGGATCTGGAGTGAGTGGAGCCACCCCACAGCCGCCTCCACTCCCCGCAGTG AGCGCCCGGGCCCGGGCGGCGGGGCGTGCGAGCCGCGGGGCGGAGAGCCGAGCTCGGGGCCGGTGCGGCGCGAGCTCAAGCAGTTCCTGGGCTGGCTCAAGAAGCACGCGTACTGCTCCAACCTCAGCTTCCGCCTCTACGACCAGTGGCGAGCCTGGATGCAGAAGTCGCACAAGACCCGCAACCAG GACGAGGGGATCCTGCCCTCGGGCAGACGGGGCACGGCGAGAG GTCCTGCCAGATAA
- the CRLF1 gene encoding cytokine receptor-like factor 1 isoform X3 gives MPAGRRDPAAQSARRPPPLLPLLLLCVLGAPRGGSGAHTAVISPQDPTLLIGSSLLATCSVHGDPPGTTAEGLYWTLNGRRLPPELSRVLNASTLALALANLNGSRQQSGDNLVCHARDGSILAGSCLYVGLPPEKPVNISCWSKNMKDLTCRWTPGAHGETFLHTNYSLKYKLRWYGQDNTCEEYHTVGPHSCHIPKDLALFTPYEIWVEATNRLGSARSDVLTLDILDVVRSPQKQPGYPHSTENTWPGHLPLGSPVTTDPPPDVHVSRVGGLEDQLSVRWVSPPALKDFLFQAKYQIRYRVEDSVDWKVVDDVSNQTSCRLAGLKPGTVYFVQVRCNPFGIYGSKKAGIWSEWSHPTAASTPRSERPGPGGGACEPRGGEPSSGPVRRELKQFLGWLKKHAYCSNLSFRLYDQWRAWMQKSHKTRNQDEGILPSGRRGTARGPAR, from the exons ACACAGCTGTGATCAGTCCCCAGGATCCCACGCTTCTCATCGGCTCCTCCCTGCTGGCCACCTGCTCAGTGCACGGAGACCCACCAGGAACCACCGCCGAGGGCCTCTACTGGACCCTCAACGGGCGCCGCCTGCCCCCTGAGCTCTCCCGTGTGCTCAACGCCTCCaccttggccctggccctggccaacCTCAATGGGTCCAGGCAGCAGTCAGGGGACAACCTCGTGTGCCACGCTCGTGACGGCAGCATCCTGGCTGGCTCCTGCCTCTATGTTGGCC TGCCCCCAGAGAAACCCGTCAACATCAGCTGCTGGTCCAAGAACATGAAGGACTTGACCTGCCGCTGGACGCCAGGGGCCCACGGGGAGACCTTCCTGCACACCAACTACTCCCTCAAGTACAAGCTTAG GTGGTATGGGCAGGACAACACATGTGAGGAGTACCACACAGTGGGGCCCCACTCCTGCCACATCCCCAAGGACCTGGCTCTCTTTACGCCCTATGAGATCTGGGTGGAGGCCACCAACCGCCTGGGCTCTGCCCGCTCCGATGTGCTCACGCTGGATATCCTGGATGTGG TCCGCAGCCCCCAGAAACAGCCAGGATACCCCCACTCCACAGAGAACACCTGGCCTGGCCACCTCCCCCTCGGCAGCCCAG TGACCACGGACCCCCCGCCCGACGTGCACGTGAGCCGCGTCGGGGGCCTGGAGGACCAGCTGAGCGTGCGCTGGGTGTCGCCACCCGCCCTCAAGGATTTCCTCTTTCAAGCCAAATACCAGATCCGCTACCGAGTGGAGGACAGTGTGGACTGGAAG GTGGTGGACGATGTGAGCAACCAGACCTCCTGCCGCCTGGCCGGCCTGAAACCCGGCACCGTGTACTTCGTGCAAGTGCGCTGCAACCCCTTTGGCATCTATGGCTCCAAGAAAGCGGGGATCTGGAGTGAGTGGAGCCACCCCACAGCCGCCTCCACTCCCCGCAGTG AGCGCCCGGGCCCGGGCGGCGGGGCGTGCGAGCCGCGGGGCGGAGAGCCGAGCTCGGGGCCGGTGCGGCGCGAGCTCAAGCAGTTCCTGGGCTGGCTCAAGAAGCACGCGTACTGCTCCAACCTCAGCTTCCGCCTCTACGACCAGTGGCGAGCCTGGATGCAGAAGTCGCACAAGACCCGCAACCAG GACGAGGGGATCCTGCCCTCGGGCAGACGGGGCACGGCGAGAG GTCCTGCCAGATAA
- the CRLF1 gene encoding cytokine receptor-like factor 1 isoform X1: MPAGRRDPAAQSARRPPPLLPLLLLCVLGAPRGGSGAHTAVISPQDPTLLIGSSLLATCSVHGDPPGTTAEGLYWTLNGRRLPPELSRVLNASTLALALANLNGSRQQSGDNLVCHARDGSILAGSCLYVGLPPEKPVNISCWSKNMKDLTCRWTPGAHGETFLHTNYSLKYKLRWYGQDNTCEEYHTVGPHSCHIPKDLALFTPYEIWVEATNRLGSARSDVLTLDILDVVRSPQKQPGYPHSTENTWPGHLPLGSPVTTDPPPDVHVSRVGGLEDQLSVRWVSPPALKDFLFQAKYQIRYRVEDSVDWKVVDDVSNQTSCRLAGLKPGTVYFVQVRCNPFGIYGSKKAGIWSEWSHPTAASTPRSERPGPGGGACEPRGGEPSSGPVRRELKQFLGWLKKHAYCSNLSFRLYDQWRAWMQKSHKTRNQHRTRGSCPRADGARREPKNIQCPENVRSGISSEMNEHTHPS; this comes from the exons ACACAGCTGTGATCAGTCCCCAGGATCCCACGCTTCTCATCGGCTCCTCCCTGCTGGCCACCTGCTCAGTGCACGGAGACCCACCAGGAACCACCGCCGAGGGCCTCTACTGGACCCTCAACGGGCGCCGCCTGCCCCCTGAGCTCTCCCGTGTGCTCAACGCCTCCaccttggccctggccctggccaacCTCAATGGGTCCAGGCAGCAGTCAGGGGACAACCTCGTGTGCCACGCTCGTGACGGCAGCATCCTGGCTGGCTCCTGCCTCTATGTTGGCC TGCCCCCAGAGAAACCCGTCAACATCAGCTGCTGGTCCAAGAACATGAAGGACTTGACCTGCCGCTGGACGCCAGGGGCCCACGGGGAGACCTTCCTGCACACCAACTACTCCCTCAAGTACAAGCTTAG GTGGTATGGGCAGGACAACACATGTGAGGAGTACCACACAGTGGGGCCCCACTCCTGCCACATCCCCAAGGACCTGGCTCTCTTTACGCCCTATGAGATCTGGGTGGAGGCCACCAACCGCCTGGGCTCTGCCCGCTCCGATGTGCTCACGCTGGATATCCTGGATGTGG TCCGCAGCCCCCAGAAACAGCCAGGATACCCCCACTCCACAGAGAACACCTGGCCTGGCCACCTCCCCCTCGGCAGCCCAG TGACCACGGACCCCCCGCCCGACGTGCACGTGAGCCGCGTCGGGGGCCTGGAGGACCAGCTGAGCGTGCGCTGGGTGTCGCCACCCGCCCTCAAGGATTTCCTCTTTCAAGCCAAATACCAGATCCGCTACCGAGTGGAGGACAGTGTGGACTGGAAG GTGGTGGACGATGTGAGCAACCAGACCTCCTGCCGCCTGGCCGGCCTGAAACCCGGCACCGTGTACTTCGTGCAAGTGCGCTGCAACCCCTTTGGCATCTATGGCTCCAAGAAAGCGGGGATCTGGAGTGAGTGGAGCCACCCCACAGCCGCCTCCACTCCCCGCAGTG AGCGCCCGGGCCCGGGCGGCGGGGCGTGCGAGCCGCGGGGCGGAGAGCCGAGCTCGGGGCCGGTGCGGCGCGAGCTCAAGCAGTTCCTGGGCTGGCTCAAGAAGCACGCGTACTGCTCCAACCTCAGCTTCCGCCTCTACGACCAGTGGCGAGCCTGGATGCAGAAGTCGCACAAGACCCGCAACCAG CACAGGACGAGGGGATCCTGCCCTCGGGCAGACGGGGCACGGCGAGAG CCTAAGAACATTCAATGCCCTGAAAATGTCCGAAGTGGAATCTCCTCCGAAATGAATGAACATACTCACCCTAGTTAG
- the CRLF1 gene encoding cytokine receptor-like factor 1 isoform X8, producing the protein MGVGDMQFARAAFSSRDTAVISPQDPTLLIGSSLLATCSVHGDPPGTTAEGLYWTLNGRRLPPELSRVLNASTLALALANLNGSRQQSGDNLVCHARDGSILAGSCLYVGLPPEKPVNISCWSKNMKDLTCRWTPGAHGETFLHTNYSLKYKLRWYGQDNTCEEYHTVGPHSCHIPKDLALFTPYEIWVEATNRLGSARSDVLTLDILDVVTTDPPPDVHVSRVGGLEDQLSVRWVSPPALKDFLFQAKYQIRYRVEDSVDWKVVDDVSNQTSCRLAGLKPGTVYFVQVRCNPFGIYGSKKAGIWSEWSHPTAASTPRSERPGPGGGACEPRGGEPSSGPVRRELKQFLGWLKKHAYCSNLSFRLYDQWRAWMQKSHKTRNQHRTRGSCPRADGARREVLPDKL; encoded by the exons ACACAGCTGTGATCAGTCCCCAGGATCCCACGCTTCTCATCGGCTCCTCCCTGCTGGCCACCTGCTCAGTGCACGGAGACCCACCAGGAACCACCGCCGAGGGCCTCTACTGGACCCTCAACGGGCGCCGCCTGCCCCCTGAGCTCTCCCGTGTGCTCAACGCCTCCaccttggccctggccctggccaacCTCAATGGGTCCAGGCAGCAGTCAGGGGACAACCTCGTGTGCCACGCTCGTGACGGCAGCATCCTGGCTGGCTCCTGCCTCTATGTTGGCC TGCCCCCAGAGAAACCCGTCAACATCAGCTGCTGGTCCAAGAACATGAAGGACTTGACCTGCCGCTGGACGCCAGGGGCCCACGGGGAGACCTTCCTGCACACCAACTACTCCCTCAAGTACAAGCTTAG GTGGTATGGGCAGGACAACACATGTGAGGAGTACCACACAGTGGGGCCCCACTCCTGCCACATCCCCAAGGACCTGGCTCTCTTTACGCCCTATGAGATCTGGGTGGAGGCCACCAACCGCCTGGGCTCTGCCCGCTCCGATGTGCTCACGCTGGATATCCTGGATGTGG TGACCACGGACCCCCCGCCCGACGTGCACGTGAGCCGCGTCGGGGGCCTGGAGGACCAGCTGAGCGTGCGCTGGGTGTCGCCACCCGCCCTCAAGGATTTCCTCTTTCAAGCCAAATACCAGATCCGCTACCGAGTGGAGGACAGTGTGGACTGGAAG GTGGTGGACGATGTGAGCAACCAGACCTCCTGCCGCCTGGCCGGCCTGAAACCCGGCACCGTGTACTTCGTGCAAGTGCGCTGCAACCCCTTTGGCATCTATGGCTCCAAGAAAGCGGGGATCTGGAGTGAGTGGAGCCACCCCACAGCCGCCTCCACTCCCCGCAGTG AGCGCCCGGGCCCGGGCGGCGGGGCGTGCGAGCCGCGGGGCGGAGAGCCGAGCTCGGGGCCGGTGCGGCGCGAGCTCAAGCAGTTCCTGGGCTGGCTCAAGAAGCACGCGTACTGCTCCAACCTCAGCTTCCGCCTCTACGACCAGTGGCGAGCCTGGATGCAGAAGTCGCACAAGACCCGCAACCAG CACAGGACGAGGGGATCCTGCCCTCGGGCAGACGGGGCACGGCGAGAG GTCCTGCCAGATAAGCTGTAG
- the CRLF1 gene encoding cytokine receptor-like factor 1 isoform X4 — protein MPAGRRDPAAQSARRPPPLLPLLLLCVLGAPRGGSGAHTAVISPQDPTLLIGSSLLATCSVHGDPPGTTAEGLYWTLNGRRLPPELSRVLNASTLALALANLNGSRQQSGDNLVCHARDGSILAGSCLYVGLPPEKPVNISCWSKNMKDLTCRWTPGAHGETFLHTNYSLKYKLRWYGQDNTCEEYHTVGPHSCHIPKDLALFTPYEIWVEATNRLGSARSDVLTLDILDVVRSPQKQPGYPHSTENTWPGHLPLGSPVTTDPPPDVHVSRVGGLEDQLSVRWVSPPALKDFLFQAKYQIRYRVEDSVDWKVVDDVSNQTSCRLAGLKPGTVYFVQVRCNPFGIYGSKKAGIWSEWSHPTAASTPRSERPGPGGGACEPRGGEPSSGPVRRELKQFLGWLKKHAYCSNLSFRLYDQWRAWMQKSHKTRNQDEGILPSGRRGTARA, from the exons ACACAGCTGTGATCAGTCCCCAGGATCCCACGCTTCTCATCGGCTCCTCCCTGCTGGCCACCTGCTCAGTGCACGGAGACCCACCAGGAACCACCGCCGAGGGCCTCTACTGGACCCTCAACGGGCGCCGCCTGCCCCCTGAGCTCTCCCGTGTGCTCAACGCCTCCaccttggccctggccctggccaacCTCAATGGGTCCAGGCAGCAGTCAGGGGACAACCTCGTGTGCCACGCTCGTGACGGCAGCATCCTGGCTGGCTCCTGCCTCTATGTTGGCC TGCCCCCAGAGAAACCCGTCAACATCAGCTGCTGGTCCAAGAACATGAAGGACTTGACCTGCCGCTGGACGCCAGGGGCCCACGGGGAGACCTTCCTGCACACCAACTACTCCCTCAAGTACAAGCTTAG GTGGTATGGGCAGGACAACACATGTGAGGAGTACCACACAGTGGGGCCCCACTCCTGCCACATCCCCAAGGACCTGGCTCTCTTTACGCCCTATGAGATCTGGGTGGAGGCCACCAACCGCCTGGGCTCTGCCCGCTCCGATGTGCTCACGCTGGATATCCTGGATGTGG TCCGCAGCCCCCAGAAACAGCCAGGATACCCCCACTCCACAGAGAACACCTGGCCTGGCCACCTCCCCCTCGGCAGCCCAG TGACCACGGACCCCCCGCCCGACGTGCACGTGAGCCGCGTCGGGGGCCTGGAGGACCAGCTGAGCGTGCGCTGGGTGTCGCCACCCGCCCTCAAGGATTTCCTCTTTCAAGCCAAATACCAGATCCGCTACCGAGTGGAGGACAGTGTGGACTGGAAG GTGGTGGACGATGTGAGCAACCAGACCTCCTGCCGCCTGGCCGGCCTGAAACCCGGCACCGTGTACTTCGTGCAAGTGCGCTGCAACCCCTTTGGCATCTATGGCTCCAAGAAAGCGGGGATCTGGAGTGAGTGGAGCCACCCCACAGCCGCCTCCACTCCCCGCAGTG AGCGCCCGGGCCCGGGCGGCGGGGCGTGCGAGCCGCGGGGCGGAGAGCCGAGCTCGGGGCCGGTGCGGCGCGAGCTCAAGCAGTTCCTGGGCTGGCTCAAGAAGCACGCGTACTGCTCCAACCTCAGCTTCCGCCTCTACGACCAGTGGCGAGCCTGGATGCAGAAGTCGCACAAGACCCGCAACCAG GACGAGGGGATCCTGCCCTCGGGCAGACGGGGCACGGCGAGAG CCTAA
- the CRLF1 gene encoding cytokine receptor-like factor 1 isoform X6 translates to MPAGRRDPAAQSARRPPPLLPLLLLCVLGAPRGGSGAHTAVISPQDPTLLIGSSLLATCSVHGDPPGTTAEGLYWTLNGRRLPPELSRVLNASTLALALANLNGSRQQSGDNLVCHARDGSILAGSCLYVGLPPEKPVNISCWSKNMKDLTCRWTPGAHGETFLHTNYSLKYKLRWYGQDNTCEEYHTVGPHSCHIPKDLALFTPYEIWVEATNRLGSARSDVLTLDILDVVTTDPPPDVHVSRVGGLEDQLSVRWVSPPALKDFLFQAKYQIRYRVEDSVDWKVVDDVSNQTSCRLAGLKPGTVYFVQVRCNPFGIYGSKKAGIWSEWSHPTAASTPRSERPGPGGGACEPRGGEPSSGPVRRELKQFLGWLKKHAYCSNLSFRLYDQWRAWMQKSHKTRNQHRTRGSCPRADGARREVLPDKL, encoded by the exons ACACAGCTGTGATCAGTCCCCAGGATCCCACGCTTCTCATCGGCTCCTCCCTGCTGGCCACCTGCTCAGTGCACGGAGACCCACCAGGAACCACCGCCGAGGGCCTCTACTGGACCCTCAACGGGCGCCGCCTGCCCCCTGAGCTCTCCCGTGTGCTCAACGCCTCCaccttggccctggccctggccaacCTCAATGGGTCCAGGCAGCAGTCAGGGGACAACCTCGTGTGCCACGCTCGTGACGGCAGCATCCTGGCTGGCTCCTGCCTCTATGTTGGCC TGCCCCCAGAGAAACCCGTCAACATCAGCTGCTGGTCCAAGAACATGAAGGACTTGACCTGCCGCTGGACGCCAGGGGCCCACGGGGAGACCTTCCTGCACACCAACTACTCCCTCAAGTACAAGCTTAG GTGGTATGGGCAGGACAACACATGTGAGGAGTACCACACAGTGGGGCCCCACTCCTGCCACATCCCCAAGGACCTGGCTCTCTTTACGCCCTATGAGATCTGGGTGGAGGCCACCAACCGCCTGGGCTCTGCCCGCTCCGATGTGCTCACGCTGGATATCCTGGATGTGG TGACCACGGACCCCCCGCCCGACGTGCACGTGAGCCGCGTCGGGGGCCTGGAGGACCAGCTGAGCGTGCGCTGGGTGTCGCCACCCGCCCTCAAGGATTTCCTCTTTCAAGCCAAATACCAGATCCGCTACCGAGTGGAGGACAGTGTGGACTGGAAG GTGGTGGACGATGTGAGCAACCAGACCTCCTGCCGCCTGGCCGGCCTGAAACCCGGCACCGTGTACTTCGTGCAAGTGCGCTGCAACCCCTTTGGCATCTATGGCTCCAAGAAAGCGGGGATCTGGAGTGAGTGGAGCCACCCCACAGCCGCCTCCACTCCCCGCAGTG AGCGCCCGGGCCCGGGCGGCGGGGCGTGCGAGCCGCGGGGCGGAGAGCCGAGCTCGGGGCCGGTGCGGCGCGAGCTCAAGCAGTTCCTGGGCTGGCTCAAGAAGCACGCGTACTGCTCCAACCTCAGCTTCCGCCTCTACGACCAGTGGCGAGCCTGGATGCAGAAGTCGCACAAGACCCGCAACCAG CACAGGACGAGGGGATCCTGCCCTCGGGCAGACGGGGCACGGCGAGAG GTCCTGCCAGATAAGCTGTAG